One window of Streptomyces sp. FIT100 genomic DNA carries:
- a CDS encoding roadblock/LC7 domain-containing protein: MIQQQANMDWMLKDLAEGVPQTRHVVVLSADGLRMAQYGTDTDTADRLAAACAGLQSLAGAVASELPHSDGRMRLVVIEMDGGFFYLMAAGAGAFLAVLADEGVDAGLMGQRMRDLVLRIGEHLSSPPREDGTPR; encoded by the coding sequence ATGATTCAGCAGCAGGCCAACATGGACTGGATGCTCAAGGACCTCGCGGAAGGAGTGCCGCAGACCCGGCATGTGGTCGTGCTCTCCGCCGACGGTCTGCGCATGGCCCAGTACGGCACGGACACCGACACGGCCGACCGGCTGGCGGCCGCCTGCGCCGGACTCCAGTCCCTGGCGGGCGCGGTCGCCTCCGAACTCCCGCACAGCGACGGCCGGATGCGGCTCGTCGTGATCGAGATGGACGGCGGCTTCTTCTATCTGATGGCGGCGGGCGCGGGCGCCTTCCTCGCCGTACTCGCGGACGAGGGTGTCGACGCCGGCCTGATGGGCCAGCGCATGCGCGACCTCGTCCTGCGAATAGGCGAACACTTGAGCAGCCCGCCCCGCGAGGACGGAACGCCCAGGTGA
- a CDS encoding DUF742 domain-containing protein, with protein sequence MSNPGDGDWEEASPERLYVITGGRSASSAPVDLDLVTLVVARSRPKPGMQPEHATIIQLCQSPLSVAEVSAYTGLPVSVVTVLLGDLLADNRVIARAPVPPARLPDRALIEAVIDGLQRL encoded by the coding sequence GTGAGCAACCCGGGCGACGGGGACTGGGAGGAGGCCAGCCCCGAACGGCTCTACGTCATCACGGGCGGCCGCAGCGCCTCGTCCGCCCCGGTCGACCTCGACCTGGTCACGCTGGTCGTGGCCAGGTCCCGGCCCAAGCCCGGCATGCAGCCGGAACACGCGACGATCATCCAGCTGTGCCAGTCGCCGCTGTCCGTCGCGGAGGTATCCGCCTACACGGGACTCCCCGTCAGCGTCGTCACCGTCCTGCTCGGCGATCTGCTCGCCGACAACCGGGTGATCGCGCGCGCCCCCGTTCCACCCGCCCGACTCCCCGACCGCGCTTTGATTGAGGCAGTGATCGATGGACTTCAGAGGCTCTGA
- a CDS encoding ATP-binding protein translates to MIREESSPGSGIPRSAASFGWLLPAALTAAATAVAVALVSTPARVPVAVIGGLAAVAIAVIGAEAARRGRTIEALRRSVAERDTVLARQASETAHLAGTLLPEAVERLRRGEFPEDVLATLSAPEAHQAVVRAVVDAVIAEEDLRESAQRAFVNIARRVQAIVHQQAQELREMEDRHGKAPDVFGDLLRLDHGTALIGRLADSIAVLGGARPGRQWSRAVPLYSVLRGAMSRIIDYQRVELHSVTEVAVTGAAVEPLIHALAELLDNATRYSPPQTKVHLTAVDVQSGIAVEIEDGGVSMSEEARKRAERMLRQAQQGIDLNDLGETPRLGLAVVGRLAQAYGFQVSLRSSAYGGVRAVVVVPQEMITTTASATGLAHGIGAASVPPATLPAAASVPAAQAGAPAPAPAPAYSSASVSSSGERPVTGPVSGDPAPAVAERTTNGLPQRRRKSLATATPAEPAAPVPATPTEAPDQEPAPQVQPGMWLAAFQSGLSGEPSDASKGNTQP, encoded by the coding sequence ATGATCCGTGAGGAATCGTCGCCCGGAAGTGGAATCCCGCGTTCCGCGGCCTCTTTCGGGTGGCTGCTGCCCGCCGCTCTGACCGCCGCCGCCACCGCAGTCGCGGTGGCCCTGGTCTCCACTCCGGCTCGTGTCCCCGTCGCGGTCATCGGTGGCCTCGCCGCCGTCGCGATCGCCGTCATCGGCGCCGAGGCCGCCCGCCGTGGCAGGACGATCGAGGCGCTGCGGCGGTCCGTCGCCGAACGCGACACCGTGCTCGCCCGCCAGGCGTCCGAGACCGCGCACCTCGCCGGCACCCTGCTGCCCGAGGCCGTGGAACGGCTGCGCAGAGGCGAGTTCCCCGAGGACGTCCTCGCCACGCTCAGCGCCCCTGAGGCCCACCAGGCGGTCGTCCGCGCGGTGGTCGACGCCGTCATCGCCGAGGAGGACCTGCGCGAGTCCGCACAGCGCGCCTTCGTGAACATCGCCCGCCGCGTCCAGGCCATCGTCCACCAGCAGGCCCAGGAACTCCGCGAGATGGAGGACCGGCACGGCAAGGCACCGGACGTCTTCGGCGATCTGCTCCGCCTCGACCACGGCACCGCCCTGATCGGCCGGCTCGCCGACTCCATCGCCGTACTGGGCGGGGCCCGTCCCGGCCGCCAGTGGAGCCGGGCCGTCCCGCTCTACAGCGTGCTGCGCGGCGCCATGTCCCGGATCATCGACTACCAGCGCGTCGAACTGCACTCCGTCACCGAGGTCGCCGTCACCGGCGCCGCCGTCGAGCCGCTGATCCACGCGCTCGCGGAGCTCCTCGACAACGCGACCCGCTACTCGCCGCCGCAGACCAAGGTCCATCTGACCGCCGTCGACGTCCAGTCGGGCATCGCCGTCGAGATCGAGGACGGCGGCGTCAGCATGAGCGAGGAGGCCCGCAAGCGGGCCGAGCGGATGCTGCGCCAGGCACAGCAGGGCATCGACCTCAACGACCTCGGTGAGACGCCTCGCCTCGGCCTCGCCGTGGTCGGCCGGCTCGCACAGGCGTACGGCTTCCAGGTGTCCCTGCGTTCGTCCGCGTACGGCGGTGTCCGCGCCGTCGTCGTCGTACCGCAGGAGATGATCACCACGACGGCGTCCGCGACGGGCCTCGCCCACGGCATCGGGGCCGCGTCGGTGCCGCCGGCGACGCTCCCGGCGGCGGCCTCGGTGCCGGCGGCGCAGGCCGGGGCCCCGGCCCCGGCTCCCGCCCCGGCGTACTCCTCCGCTTCCGTCTCCTCCTCCGGGGAGCGCCCGGTCACCGGCCCGGTGTCCGGCGACCCCGCACCCGCCGTGGCCGAACGCACCACGAACGGACTGCCGCAGCGGCGCCGCAAGTCACTCGCCACCGCCACGCCAGCCGAGCCCGCCGCACCGGTGCCGGCCACGCCCACCGAGGCTCCTGACCAGGAGCCCGCACCACAGGTGCAGCCCGGAATGTGGCTGGCCGCCTTCCAGAGCGGCCTCTCCGGGGAGCCCTCCGACGCCAGCAAGGGGAACACGCAGCCATGA
- the pepN gene encoding aminopeptidase N — MPGTNLTREEAQARARLLTVDAYEIDLDLTGAREGGTYRSVTTVRFDSAEHGAETFIDLVAPAVHEAVLNGKSLDVAAVFRDSRIALPHLHEGPNELRVVADCAYTNTGEGLHRFVDPVDQQTYLYTQFEVPDARRVFASFEQPDLKATFQFTVKAPEGWTVVSNSPTPEPKDNIWVFEPTPRISSYITALIVGPYHSVHSSYEKDGQSVPLGIYCRPSLAEFLDADAVFEVTRQGFDWFQEKFDYAYPFAKYDQLFVPEFNAGAMENAGAVTIRDQYVFRSKVTDAAYERRAETILHELAHMWFGDLVTMEWWNDLWLNESFATYTSVACQAYAPGSRWPHAWTTFANSEKTWAYRQDQLPSTHPIMAEIRDLDDVLVNFDGITYAKGASVLKQLVAYVGMDEFFRGVQAYFKQHAFGNTRLPDLLGALEETSGRDLKTWSKAWLETAGINLLRPVIDTDASGVITSFAVKQEAPALPTGAKGEAVLRPHRIAIGCYDLRDGSLVRTERIELDVDGELTAVPQLVGKVRPAVVLLNDDDLSYAKVRLDDASLRTVTEHLGDFTESLPRALCWASAWDMTRDGELATRDYLSLVLSGIGKESDIGVVQSLQRQVKAALDLYAAPEWREAGLTQWTEATLAHLRAAEPGSDHQLAWARAFAATARTPQQLELLAALLDGNEAIEGLVVDTELRWAFVERLAATGDFDEEEIAAELERDKTAAGERHAATARAARPTAEAKAEAWESVVETGELPNAVQEAIIAGFVQTDQRELLAPYASAYFAAVKGVWDSRSHEVAQQIAIGLYPSLQVSQATLDATDAWLDSAAPNAALRRLVSESRAGIERALKAQAADAAAA; from the coding sequence GTGCCTGGCACGAACCTGACCCGTGAAGAGGCGCAAGCGCGGGCGCGCCTGCTCACCGTCGACGCGTACGAGATCGACCTCGATCTCACCGGGGCGCGGGAGGGCGGCACCTACCGGTCCGTGACCACCGTGCGCTTCGACTCCGCCGAGCACGGCGCGGAGACCTTCATCGACCTGGTCGCACCCGCCGTGCACGAGGCCGTGCTGAACGGCAAGTCGCTGGACGTGGCCGCGGTCTTCCGGGACTCGCGGATCGCGCTGCCCCATCTGCACGAGGGCCCGAACGAGCTGAGGGTCGTCGCGGACTGCGCGTACACGAACACGGGCGAGGGGCTGCACCGCTTCGTCGACCCGGTCGACCAGCAGACCTACCTCTACACGCAGTTCGAGGTGCCGGACGCCCGCCGGGTGTTCGCCTCCTTCGAGCAGCCCGACCTGAAGGCCACCTTCCAGTTCACGGTGAAGGCGCCGGAGGGCTGGACGGTCGTCTCCAACTCGCCGACGCCGGAGCCCAAGGACAACATCTGGGTCTTCGAGCCGACGCCGCGGATCTCCTCGTACATCACGGCGCTGATCGTCGGTCCGTACCACTCGGTGCACAGCTCGTACGAGAAGGACGGGCAGAGCGTGCCGCTCGGCATCTACTGCCGGCCGTCGCTCGCCGAGTTCCTGGACGCGGACGCGGTCTTCGAGGTCACCCGGCAGGGCTTCGACTGGTTCCAGGAGAAGTTCGACTACGCGTATCCCTTCGCCAAGTACGACCAGCTCTTCGTGCCCGAGTTCAACGCGGGCGCGATGGAGAACGCGGGCGCGGTGACCATCCGCGACCAGTACGTGTTCCGTTCGAAGGTGACCGACGCGGCGTACGAGCGGCGGGCCGAGACGATCCTCCACGAGCTGGCCCACATGTGGTTCGGCGATCTGGTCACCATGGAGTGGTGGAACGACCTGTGGCTGAACGAGTCGTTCGCCACGTACACGTCGGTCGCCTGCCAGGCGTACGCGCCGGGCTCGAGGTGGCCGCACGCGTGGACGACGTTCGCCAACTCGGAGAAGACCTGGGCGTACCGGCAGGACCAGCTGCCGTCCACGCACCCGATCATGGCCGAGATCCGCGATCTCGACGACGTGCTCGTGAACTTCGACGGCATCACGTACGCCAAGGGCGCATCGGTGCTGAAGCAGCTGGTCGCGTACGTCGGCATGGACGAGTTCTTCCGGGGTGTGCAGGCGTACTTCAAGCAGCACGCGTTCGGCAACACACGGCTGCCGGACCTGCTCGGCGCGCTGGAGGAGACCAGCGGCCGGGATCTGAAGACATGGTCGAAGGCATGGCTGGAAACCGCCGGTATCAACCTCCTGCGCCCGGTGATCGACACCGACGCGTCCGGCGTGATCACCTCGTTCGCGGTCAAGCAGGAGGCCCCCGCGCTGCCCACGGGCGCGAAGGGCGAGGCCGTGCTGCGGCCGCACCGGATCGCCATCGGCTGCTACGACCTGCGCGACGGCAGCCTGGTGCGGACCGAGCGGATCGAGCTCGACGTCGACGGTGAACTGACCGCGGTGCCGCAGCTGGTGGGCAAGGTGCGCCCGGCGGTCGTGCTGCTCAACGACGACGACCTGTCGTACGCGAAGGTGCGGCTCGACGACGCGTCGCTGAGGACGGTCACCGAGCACCTGGGCGACTTCACCGAGTCGCTGCCGCGCGCGCTGTGCTGGGCGTCCGCGTGGGACATGACGCGCGACGGCGAACTGGCCACCCGCGACTATCTGTCGCTGGTGCTGTCGGGCATCGGCAAGGAGTCGGACATCGGCGTCGTCCAGTCGCTGCAGCGGCAGGTGAAGGCGGCGCTCGACCTGTACGCGGCGCCGGAGTGGCGCGAGGCAGGGCTGACCCAGTGGACCGAGGCGACGCTGGCGCATCTGCGGGCGGCGGAACCGGGCAGCGACCACCAGCTGGCGTGGGCACGGGCGTTCGCGGCGACCGCACGCACCCCGCAGCAGCTGGAGCTCCTGGCGGCGCTGCTGGACGGCAACGAGGCCATCGAGGGCCTGGTCGTCGACACCGAGCTGCGCTGGGCCTTCGTCGAGCGGCTGGCGGCGACCGGCGACTTCGACGAGGAGGAGATCGCGGCCGAGCTGGAGCGCGACAAGACCGCCGCCGGTGAGCGCCACGCGGCGACCGCCCGGGCCGCGCGCCCGACGGCGGAGGCCAAGGCGGAGGCGTGGGAGTCGGTCGTCGAGACCGGCGAGCTGCCGAACGCGGTGCAGGAGGCGATCATCGCCGGCTTCGTCCAGACCGACCAGCGCGAGCTGCTCGCCCCGTACGCTTCGGCGTACTTCGCGGCGGTGAAGGGCGTGTGGGACTCCCGCTCGCACGAGGTCGCCCAGCAGATCGCGATCGGCCTCTACCCCTCGCTCCAGGTGTCGCAGGCGACTCTGGACGCGACCGACGCATGGCTGGATTCGGCCGCCCCGAACGCGGCCCTGCGGCGGCTGGTCTCGGAGTCCCGCGCGGGCATCGAGCGGGCGCTGAAGGCTCAGGCGGCGGACGCGGCAGCGGCCTGA
- a CDS encoding ribbon-helix-helix domain-containing protein, which produces MKISVSLPERDVAFVDEYAVETAAESRSAVIHAAIELLRASRLEADYEAAFAEWDASEDAAFWDQFSGDGLTDEAR; this is translated from the coding sequence ATGAAGATCAGTGTGAGCCTGCCGGAGCGGGATGTCGCGTTCGTCGACGAGTACGCCGTCGAGACGGCGGCAGAGTCCAGATCGGCCGTGATACACGCCGCGATCGAGCTGCTTCGCGCCTCGCGCCTGGAGGCCGATTACGAGGCGGCGTTCGCGGAATGGGACGCGAGCGAGGACGCGGCGTTCTGGGACCAGTTCTCGGGGGACGGGCTGACTGATGAGGCGCGGTGA